The stretch of DNA tgcctctcgtgtgtccccAAGTGGGGACACGGTccgcaatccaggtatgtgccctcgactgggaagcaaaccggtgaccctttggttcgcaggccggtactcaatccactgagccacaccagccaggccttttttccttctttttaaatcactAATGAGAATTACCTAAACCAACAATCACTTTCAGAGTGAAAAACTGACATTAGTAACCTATTGGGTTAATAGTCCATACTACGCTGAAACCTGGCACTACGTAAAACAGGGGTGGGCAAACACAGGTTTGTTATGAGTACAGGAAgcagtttactcttgtattattatttactgtcttatttatttgtattacaactgtaaagctctgtttgcccacccctgtgttagttttaaaataatcatattatCAGATAACTAGTATGAAAGCAGGTGTCAATGACATTAAAGAAAGCATTCAGTCGTTTACGTACAACTAAGGGATGTCAAGTAACTGATTTTCACTGATAACCAAAACTAATttggaagtagaaaataaatgaaaatctgcTCCTTAGTGCTGCAAAGGCTAGTCTAACTTACTCCTGGGTGAAGAGTTTAAGTGCTGGGAGGGGAAGACCtttacctgaggtcacacagacGCAAAATCAAACTTGAACACAAGCTTCCCAGTCAATTCAGTGCTCTCTGTCATCACACGTCTCTGCTAAGGCACTGGTTAAAATAATCCACAAACCTGAGGTCCGATTGAGAAATATAGTTGCTATGAGGAGCTTCCATGGATCGTGAAAAAGTGTTTCCTGGACAAGATTAAAAGGTGACCGAGGAGGTGTCCACTTCTTAAAGGCTTTGCGTCGTGGGGGGCTAAGAGCTGAACAAACACAATGAATCAGAGCTGCACATCTGAAATAGatttaaaatctgattttctGATTGGGAAAGGGATACCTTCTTTGCTATACTTGCTGGAAAAATATaggcttgttttccttttctctacttgTGTCCGTGGGATGGTGTCTTCTGAAAAGGAAGAGTTAACACTGTTTATAGAATCTATGGTTTACCCTGAAGAAATATTCAGggatgcaaataataataatagtaataataacaataataataaaaaactagtATAAAGCTTTAAGAATGTGCCAAGCACTTTCCCCAAGTTAACCAATTTAATCCTACTAATGACCTATGAGCTAAGGCACTATTTTATCTCCACTCTACAGATAGGGAAATTGAGGTACAGAGAAGCCGAGTAACCTGGCCAAGGTTAAGTAAGCATTACAGCTGAAACTCAAATTCAGGCAGTCTGGTTCCTGAGTTCAGACCTTTAACCACTGTTAtactagttctttcttttttattttttaaattttattgttgttctattacaattACCCCAATTTTTCCCGgcttactctcccctgccccgcccaccctcGCTCCCATGGTCAATCCCCATCCTgccgtccatgtccatgggtccttcatgcatgttctttgCACACTAGTTCTTTATGACTTACGTTCGGAGTTCATAGTATTGTAAAATTGGAAATatggaatatttaaaatcatgacACATTTGTACAATGctgtcattaaaatatttttgagaatgtACCATAAAGACTTTCTCACTTCCGGGGGAAAAAGCAGTATTTTACATATGACcctgatttaattttaaaaagaaaaagtaatatatatacttacagagattagaataaaataaatcaaaatggtaTAATGGTTGTTTCcgatgttttcttctttaattttctctatttgcCAAAGTttctgctgtgaacatttttaCCATTGCCACAAaagggagggggggcgggggcggggaggaatAGATAAGACAGAACCTTCAGAAAATCCTAAAATTTTGACCTTGGAAGACCTGAGACAATTATCTACTGAGAAGCTCAGTCACTTTACCAAAGACTATTTGATCAGTGTTATCAGGCTTCGTAAGTTTCAAAAATCATCATATTTAATGCCCTCTTTAGCCGTACCCTTTACATTTGAATGTCAGTTAATAATACCTTGTATTTGTATACCATGAAGCCATCTTTTTCACTTCTCATTTTACTTTACAATATTCTTGACAAAACAAACAGCACTAGTGAAGGTATTACCCCCatttttccagatgaagaaaccaagactTAGAAGTTAAGCAACGGTCTGACGACGACAGCGGCACTGACAGGAGACTGGGACAAGTACCCCGCTCTCCAGATTAGTTCAGTGCTTGTTTTTGCCGTTCTACAATAGTTTAAATAGGCAAAGCCTAGGAGAaagtaaaaaagttaaaacagagGAAACTGTGATTATTAGCTACTTTATAATTTCCTACTGAGAGACTGGGCAATTTCTACTTAAGCCAATGCGAAAGTCTTTACTATTCCACTGAACATCTATTAATCCAAGGGTACTCATCTAATGTTCAGAGCTAGACTTTATGTGTAGGATAAACAGATACTTCCATTGTGATTGCAAAAGaatggttttaaaatgtaatttgccCATTGTACTAGCAATAAATCTACATAAGCCTGAAGGTTTTAAGAAGCTCAAAGTCTTTAAAGAACAGACTTGAAGAATTCTTATGCAGGTGAAGGTCCTACATATATATGGCCACCTTCTGTTAAAGGTGGAGAAATTCCAGGTACAGCAAAGACATAAAATCATGAGTGGGCCTGAGAGCAGGAATCAAGTCTAATCCCCTGCTCCATCAATTTGTCCACGTCGTCTCCTCATAAGATTTAAGTAAAAttactattgttttttaaaggagTTATTCATTATACCATAATGGCATAATGAATAACTAATACCAGGCTGCTCAAAAGGTCTCCTTTTTATCTCTTATTCATTGAGGTATTATAAAAGCAAAAGTACTCCCCTCTATATTCTGTATTAAGAGCATATTACAAATAATAGATGAACTATGTGAGTACAGTTTTGAATTATTTAGATCTCTAAAGCAGTAGAGAAACATTACAAAATAGATGATAAAAATGACTATGATATATGCAAAATTAAACTGGAAGTCACACATCAGTAATAAGTAACAGCAGTGGTgcaaagagaaacactgactctTCTCAGCCAGTTTATGTATAAAAGGAGTCTTCCCCAAACCTTTTCCAAGTGAAGCCTTTTCATTTCCCTCAAGTTGTAAGATTATTGGCTGGAAAGAAGATAGGAAGAAGGGAAAGCACTTCCCTTCTTGGGGAGAGTCGCAGCTGCTGCACCAGGGAGAGAAGGTGGCAGCCGTTAATGGCACGGGGCTCCTTTGCTGGGAGCCTCAAGGCAGGAGCCGGCTGGTTCCCTCTGCCATAGGAAGGGGTTTGAAGGTAGGTTAGCCAAAGTACTAGGATTGCTTGGCAGAATGTATCCACTATTTCTTTGTTCTACTCTCATATCTTAACTAGTTACAAGCATAAAATACAGCTTCAGCAGCATAAACTTCTCATCACATGTTTAATAGCACTTTAATGCACTGAATACCTTGACATATTTTCACAGAAGCAGAGTCTTTCTCAGTCTGTGAGCAGCTGTCATCCATTTCAGAGCTACATTTTAAACTGTCCATATGCAAatgttccttcctttccccaactTCTACTTTTATTTCCTCAGATTCTAAAAAGGTATCCTCACGCTTGTTGGGTTCTGCTTCTTCGGTTGAACTAAATTTGTTGATGCCAGAAGTTATTTGTTCAAAACTCAAATGTGATCCTGAACTCAGTGATCTTTCTTTCGTAAGTCTCCTTTCTTCATTCGTCACATTGAGGAGCTTGTCGCTTGCTCTGGCACCAGAAATGCAGGAAGTTCTACCAAGCTGACTTTCTCGGGCAGCAGGTTCACTTCCAGCATCCGCCTTATTCACATATTCTCTTTCTCTATTACTCTGAACAGAATCTGGAAGACTCTTCTGGCAccttgttttagttttcttagtttgattttctttcagaGTAGTCATCTTCCCTTTGGACTTTCTAAACTTTCTGGAGCCAACATCGTTAACATCCTCACCTTCTTTCAAAGGCAAATGCACGGAAGTAAAGTTCGGTAGTTCTCTGCTACCTTGCAATTCCAAACTACCGCTTGGCAggggaaacacattttttttgcaCCTGCTTCTTGTCCTGAGGTTCCCGTTTGAAAGGCTACTTCCGTTTTGCAGTTGCGATGTCAGAGCTGCCACACCGCAATTTTTGTATCTTGACCTGGTGTCCCTTTTAGAAAGTACAGTAAAATCAAAATCTTCTGGCTTAAGAgaagtttcttcatttttgtgaagATAATTAGCAAGTGAACTTTTGGACCTGAACTTCAGTCCTTGTGggctggaaaataattttaaagaaaacttactgATAGTAAATAAAGTGATGTTTAAAAAGAATCGGACCATGTTTgagatttttaattaataatttccaAATGTTGCCACAGAtatctgtcattttaaaataaaaatagtggtaaaatggtatttttataaTAGTTTCCTCTATGAGGAGGAATATGATACTATACAGTATTTTACAAATACAACTTAAGTACAACCTTACCATTAATCATTCACAGGAGAAAATGTGTGTAATGTCCCTAAATCACTTGATAAAATTAACCAGCAACACTGAAGGAATAGAATCCATAATGGTTTTacagtaaaaacagaaaaaagtcagGATACCTGCTATACTTCCCACTATCTGTTCAGACAAAATTATATGGCGGCACTACCTTTACCACCTTGCATGCTCACCTGATAAAATACACATCGTATCTTCCTGCTGTTTTTCCAGATAACCTCTGCTTCACAACTCTTTCCCATCCGCTTGGGACAGACTTCTGGTATTCTGTCGTTCCGGCACCACCAAACGGAGCAGAAGCAGTGGGTTCTTGCAGGGGGTTACACTCGCTGCTGCTTTTTATCAGCATTTGTTCTTCATCTTCTACTCTTTCTGACCCCAGAACATTTTCCTTGCTGGAAAAAGCAAAGTACAAGTGATTACTGGCTCACTTAAAACTGATTTTCCTCTGCTTATTCAATTTCAATCCATGACAGAGCAGGAACCACATGAACTATTTGGATTATGGAAGAGATTAAAATCAGTATGGACCAATCTTATGCTATGGGAATATCTTCCTGCCCTCCAACAAGGGTTAAAAAGGGCTGGAAATCTCTACACAATGAAAAATTCAAGCTATTTgctaaaaactttttaaaaattaatcattcaATGGGCTATGATAAAAACTGGTGACACTGGGGTAACTCTAAAAATATGAACCAGTCCCAGTTATtaggagcatcatcccatacaccaaagacTGTGGGTTAGAGCCTCGGTTAGGGGTGCGTAGGAGAGACAATCCACTGATGTTtctcgtctctctctctcccttcctctctctaaaatcaataaatatatccttgggtgaggattaaaaaaaagaaccaaatgctGAGCTCTTAACCTGGGGTCAACAGACCTGCTTAAAGGAGTCAGTGAGGCACCCTCCTCTTTCCCAAGTaagtaaaaatgttatatatattgggttggccaaaaagtcaacccaatatgtttttttctgtaaaaaagacacattttttattttcaccaataactttattgatttggatattctgactatgtcagctatctcctgcacgGTGTAACAcggattgttctcaatgtctcagtttgatcgctgtcaacttcaactgttcTACCGGACAGCGGAACGTTGTCCAGCTGAgaaaatctccagcacgaaacttcgaaAACCagtttgacacgttcgatcaatcacagcaccttctccatacactgcacaaatctatttttgcatttcagttgtgtttttacctctcttgagacaataaagcataatatgctgaaaatgttacatattttctttcaatttcaatattaaaatggctacacaaaaattcaccaattttgatgttttttaaaaaaatgcacactgttatgacagctgtcactatacaacctaacaaaattgttttgaatgaagttaaagacaactagagccatcttatggaaaaaaacccaacaaactttttggccgacctaatatatatgtatttttctgggGAAGAGTATCACTTTCCTCAGATGTTGTAACCCTCCAAAAGGTAATTTCTGACACagaattttcaaatatctttcaTTCTTGATCCTCATGAAACCTTGTGAGGTAGGCTGGATAAGAATTACTCTAATTTTATTGATAATATTTATAGGAAGATTAAGTTACTCGCAGAGCTGATATCGGAACCCAGGTCTATTAAATTTTGGTCTAATACTTCGCCCCCTGTACTGTTATTGAAAAACTTCAGGAGAGTGTATCCTAATCACACATTTCAAAAGTGAACTGGGTCTATAAAAATGTCTAACCCTTCTTTTCAACAAACAGGGAAACTAAGCAAGAGCTAGTGACTAAAATTAGAGTTGAGATCTGACTTAGTTTGGGGTTATATAACTTTGGAGAGCTTGGTGGATCTTGAGAAATTATATAGTTCctaattttatagataaggaaactgaaacctGGTGAAGAGTATAAACTTTAACGTCAACGTattgggttcaaatctcaggtCTGTCGTTTACTAGCTGTGCATCCAAcagcaagttacctaacctcggtctcctttcctcatctgtaaaaaggaggTAATACCTTTTAAGGTAGTTCTCAGGATTACACTTCATAGAAAAGCAGGTAACTCAGCTTCCTCTGTTACTTCTCATAGGACACATTTTTGGGGCGCTGCTGGCTGCTTAATCTGACATTTACCCCAAGGTCTTCCTAGGATCCTCCAACCCAAGTAGGCCTCTCCTTGTACCACCCCCCTGCTCCTCCAAGCTCCCTCGTCATTTTGGGTAAGAAAGTCAGGAGCACCTAGGGCTGACCCCGCTCCAATAGTACTGACCTCCAGCCTTAACACCTAGTTATTAACCCTTAGGCCTCAAGGTCTCCGTCGACCATGGGTTAGAAAGGCCCACCCACCGCAATTCCCCcgctcccattttacaggtggtgAAAACTGAGGCCTGCAAAGGGACGATTACTTGCCAGAGGTCACACGGCGGGTCTGGCGCTAGGTGCTCATTGGAGGTGACGGAGGGGGCAGCCCCATCATCCCCCAGGCTCGGACTCTCCATTCCAGTCGTGCCCTTCAAGCAGGCTCTGGCTGCACCAACAGGCCGAAACGGTGCAACGCTCTGGGTGTGAGGCAGATTAAGATGCGAAAACGTAGGCTCAGAGCGCTAGGCTGAAACCAAAAGCTGAGGGAAGTAAAAATATGCATACTTCATAGTGTTTTCCTAGCCGCCCACTCTGCCACAGCTCTTTCCACAGCTCAGCCAATCAACTCCTTTGTTGAGGAAGACGCACCGCCCCCCACTCATTCAGGCCAATCGTGCGCGTCCCAGTTGCCCAGAAGTCTACGAGGCTCCAGTTCCATCTTTGCTCCTTTCCTAGCCCTCATTTTCAGACATGCGCACTCGTAACTCTCAGGCGCGCGCGCAGCTCACTGCGCATGTGCGTTGCCAGGGGTAGCGCAGGTAGCCAAGTGGCTCGCTGTGAGGGCGCTGTTGCTGAATccgggaggaggggctggaggcgTGAGGGAAGCCGCAATGAGGGCCGTGTTGACGTGGAGAGATAAAGTGGAGCAGTGGTGAGGAGCGGGGCAGTCCGGGTGGAGCGGGAGGCCTAGCCCCGCGTGGGTGGCGGGAGCCGCTGCGTGAACTcctgtggttgccaggggcaacGTGCCTGAGGCCTAGCGGGGCGGGGCGACTGTGAGGTCGGTCTCCCACCCGCCCCcttgcagatggagaaactgaggccctgagaggggACAAAGGGATGTACAACGCGCGAGGGTCGTGGCCTTGTCGAGGTGGTTTTACAGATAGTCACATTCTGGTCTTGTCCCTCCCTTACATTCCTCCCTAGGCTCCTTTTGCATCCACGATGTTTCTCCAacttaacattttgccacatccACATGTGACTCATATTCTTATTTACTTGCCATTTTTCTCTAAATTGTCTCACTCATTTTCGCctaaatatgcttttatttcgTATTTTACAAGGCACCTTTATTGctccacatttaaaaataaaaaattcactcgCTTTAAGGTAACTGTAAAACTTAAAGCAAGGAGAAACAAAATTGTTAAGTTGTAGCTAGATAATGTTGCTACGGAGCCTGTAAGCCTGAGGTCTGCTGTCTCTAGAAATGGAGGTTTAGCAAGTGTGGTCAGAGAGGTGCTTGAGATGAATAGCATCAAAACAAGACGTTCTCCTATGCTTAATTATTGTAGAACGTTTGAAAGAGAATCGAAAGAGAATGACATTCTCACTTTACGATTCAATGTTATTAAATGCCCTGTTCCATTTTCATCACCTAAATCCGTCACACAGTGATacattttgagaaatactgaCTTATTGGATAGCCCTCCTCAgcctgacttttaaaatttttgcatagATGACCTTTTCAGCTTCACTGTTAAGCCTCTGTTTGGGCCACTGACACTGGATATTTGCCATTCCCTCTGTCTTTTCTTAGGCCTTTCTGTGTGAAGCGTGCCTTCTTTCCTCATCTCACACTGAAACCCCTGCACATCCAGTAAAGGCTCCCTTAGGAGATGGTTGCTCTCTCTTTTGTACTCTGCACTAGTAAAAGCTAacatttaccatgtgccaggcactggctaAGAATACTGTATCTTTTATCTCATTGTCACCTGACAACAGCCCTCTGAGGTAGGTAATTACCtctattttatatatgaggaaactaaagcacagagagggCAAATAagttgccaaggtcacacagtgagtaaGTGCGGAGCCAGCTTTCAAGCTCAGGTCTTCCTCGTTCCAAAGCTAATGCTTTTCTTTGTATTACAGAGGCTGCACTCTCAAATGTCCGCCAGAGTCAGGCAGCAACCTAAATGGGGGATCTTACGTGCATCTTAAACATGAGGAATTGTCTATTGGATTTCCTAGGAGTATTTTTCTATTCTACAATCCACTTTTCTCAAAACACATAGCTTATTACTTCTACTTTTAATACagatttgagttttaaaaaattctcttttacCTTTCTCTTAACTCTGTTATTAAAAAGTACCCACAAGCTGATGATGACTGGCAACTGAACATGTGGCTTTGCTATCAGGGTGTAATAGGAGTGACAGAGAGTGTGGCAAACTGGAGAGCTCTGCCCGCAAGGGGCAGCTGCTGCCCAGATCCTGCCAATTACCACCCTGCAGGAATTGGCCTAGTGTGCGCAGATCTTCCTGTTTCCACCAGACACGAGAAATCTGggttttttaatgagaaatgtcctaatttttaaatgttggagtctaattttaaagcaaacaaacaaatatgtgGGCCAAACAAAACATTTGCTGGCCACATACAGCCTGATTTGCTCCCAGTTTTCAACCCCTGGCATAGAATTTTGGTCGTTCCTCTCTCGTGGTAATTAGAATCTGTCtagtgcagtgattttcaaccagtgtgccacatttgtaaaacatgcaatacctgtcTATTTAGTTCGGGGCACTGACCTGTTTTCCCTTTGTGGACAGAGAGGGGCCACATATGAAACCTGACAAGTCCAGGGGGAGGCCTGTGTGAcagccttacaaactcaagagacctaaagtaaccacaaaggatggtctgaaattaaaacttattaaataaaagcaggtcatggctggctataattttctttgataaaaaatcaatctttaccttaatcgAACCTGTCTATTgactttttgcatctatgataacatacctttggaaagtcaggtaacttcccttttttcCAAACCTCTGGGGCACAACCACCGCACCAGAGCAGAGGCTacaaaattgttattgttatcatgttaattgttgactgttaactattcTGTACTCACCTGTGTAGAagatgtgtctatcattttactttttatccaatcccaatGGTACCCCCCtccctttgctttgctttctccctccctaatcTAGCACCAATCCCTTAGggtcttctctttaaaaaaagaaaaaaaaaagattttatttatttatttccagagaggggaaaggagggagaaagaaagggagacaaacatcagtgtgtggtttgaCCCTCACACGTCCCCTAccggggacgtggcctgcaacccaggcctgtatcctgactgggaattgaaccggcggcCCTtcggttggcaggctggcactccattcaccaagccacaccagccagggcacatcttCTCTTTTGATGCTGATGTATAAATTAAGGTGCTAAACTGCCATTCCCTGGAACATTTTCTCAATTCATTGAGGCTTTGCATCCCAGCagttgttgtcagtttggctcaaataaactcaaaaattctTACAGATTTGGACGTTTCTTGCGTTGACATactagattgtcaaattaaaaaatgacaacagccaacacaacaatgtgaatgaatgtcccatgtgaatgaatcaaaattttatctattttttgtcagatcagcaaaaaatatattttcagtgtgctgcagaattttagtaattactttatgtgcgccatgagatgaaaaagttaaaaattgttCATCTAATGTAAGAGTTGTTTGTGATTCTCTTTATCCCAGAAGTCTGTAAAACCCTTAAAGACAACAGCTGTGTTTATTCACTTCCAAATTATTCCAGAGCCTCAGTGGTTGTGTGACTATTTGCTGGATAGTTGGATAGATGTAGTAATGAATGtataagtgagtgaatgaatgatgaatgaagatTGGTGATTTGGGCATTACAGGTTTGAAACAACCTATTAGAATACAGGCTGTAGGGGTTCTATAGACCAGCAATCCTGATGGCAGCTACATCTGCCAGCCAATAGCCCAGaatgagacaaaacaaaacaaaaaactgtaagAGGAAGATAGTAGAACACAAAAAATCCAAATGTCAAAGATAAGTTCTTCACAACTAAACCAGCTGCTGTCTCCTCTCTGATCTTCTGCTTAGTCTAACTTTTACATATCAGCAGGGGGAATTATCTGTTTCAAGTCCTGTTACTGTGATCTGTTACTTCTCATAAACCTAGACTGACTCCCAGTCACCTTCCACATCGAATTGTGTACTTATTCCCAATggctaatgtttattttttctttctttttttttcaaatttaatctttattgtatttttttctccattaccatttagtccccttataaacccctccccccagtaatcaccacactgttgtccatgtccatgagtccttcttccatttcgctcaatccctctaccccctaacccaACCCACCACCGCCCCCACTACccgtcatctgctctccatctataagtctgtctctgttttccttattagttcagattgttcattagattccacatatgagtgaaatcgtcgtatttgtctttcgctgactggcttatttcatttatcataatactctccaggtccatccatactgttgcaaagggtaaagttttctttttttcacagccaagta from Desmodus rotundus isolate HL8 chromosome 8, HLdesRot8A.1, whole genome shotgun sequence encodes:
- the MBD4 gene encoding methyl-CpG-binding domain protein 4; amino-acid sequence: MESPSLGDDGAAPSVTSNEHLAPDPPCDLCKENVLGSERVEDEEQMLIKSSSECNPLQEPTASAPFGGAGTTEYQKSVPSGWERVVKQRLSGKTAGRYDVYFISPQGLKFRSKSSLANYLHKNEETSLKPEDFDFTVLSKRDTRSRYKNCGVAALTSQLQNGSSLSNGNLRTRSRCKKNVFPLPSGSLELQGSRELPNFTSVHLPLKEGEDVNDVGSRKFRKSKGKMTTLKENQTKKTKTRCQKSLPDSVQSNREREYVNKADAGSEPAARESQLGRTSCISGARASDKLLNVTNEERRLTKERSLSSGSHLSFEQITSGINKFSSTEEAEPNKREDTFLESEEIKVEVGERKEHLHMDSLKCSSEMDDSCSQTEKDSASVKICQEDTIPRTQVEKRKTSLYFSSKYSKEALSPPRRKAFKKWTPPRSPFNLVQETLFHDPWKLLIATIFLNRTSGKMAIPVLWEFLEKYPSAEAARTADWRDVSELLKPIGLYELRAKTIIKFSDEYLTKQWRYPIELHGIGKYGNDSYRIFCVNEWKQVHPEDHKLNKYHDWLWENHKKLSLS